The region GCCGAACAGATGCGCGTTCAGGTCTTTCGACATGTCTCTGGTCCTTTCAACGCCGGCCACGGTCGGCCCGGCAGGGATGCTTGGGTAAGGCGGTTGACGCCGCTGGGGCGATGAAACAGGGTCTCCCCCGGCGATGCGGCAGGGAAAGGTCATCGGATTGGGCAAGATCATTCTTTTCAGCGGGCATATGACCGACGGGCCGAACCGGCCCGAACCGCGCTTTCCGGCCTGGCTCGAGCCGCAGGTCCGCACCGCGATCCGGTCCGCGCTGCAAGACTGGCAGGTCGGACCCGGTGATACCGGCATCTGCGGTGCGGCGCGCGGCGGGGATATCATCTTCGCCGAACAGTGCCTTGCGCTCGGCGCGCGGGTGTCGCTGTTCCTGCCGCTGCCGGTCGCGACCTTTCTGGAGGCCTCGGTGCGCCTGCCCGACGAACTCGACTCTGATTGGGAGGCGCGGTTCTTCGGGCTGCTTGATGACTGCCCGGCCGAGGGACCGGAGGCAGATGACGGCGCCCATCCCTTCGCCGCCAATAACGCGCGGATGCTGGCCGAGGCCCGGAAAGCCGCCGGGGGCGATGAGCCCTATGCGCTGATCGTCTGGGACGGGCGCGATCCCGATGGCAAGGGCGGCACCGCCGAGATCGCCGAGGCGACGGAAGGCTGGCGGCATCGGGTCATCATCGACCCGGCCGCGCTCTGACCGCCTGCCGCCTTGCCGGTCCACGGGATCAGAACTCGTGGATGTATTGCGCCATGATGATGTCGGCATCGATCTTGATATCGCCGTTCAGCGTGCCGCGCCCCGGGTTGTTCTCATCCGTCAGCCGGATCGGCGCATCGTCAAAGAAGGTATGCGACCAGCCCAGCTTGATCGTCCGCCCGGGGCGAAACTCATGCGCCACGCCAAGCGCGACATAGTAGCGGTCGGCATTGGGGGCGCGGGGGTTGCGCACCTCGGTGGGCGTCGGGGTCTCGTCATAGGCGATGCCGCCGAAGATCTTGGTCTCGGGCGTGACCTGGTAGCCCATGCCGACGGCGATATACCAGGCATCGTCCCAGCCATTCCGGACCCGCAGGGTGCCGATATTCGAGGTCTCGATGACGGTATCCTTGAAGGCGCTCCAGCCGGTCAGCGTGGCCGAGCCATAGACTTCCAGCTTGTCGGTCAACTGGCCATGCGTGCCCAGTTGCAGCATCCAGGGCGTGGCGATGTCGTATCTGGCACTGCCCTCGGCTGAGATCCCGGCCAGCGCCAGCGCGCCCATGGTCGCGTCGGGGCCGGACAGCACCACATCCCCGTCAAAGCCGTGGTCGATCTTCGAGCGATAGGAGAGGCCATAGCGCCACTGGTCGTTCGCCTGATACTCGACGCCAAGGGTCACGCCGAAGGCCAGGTCATTGCCCTCGAAATCGGCCGAGGCATCGGTATCGGCCGAGGGCGCTGCAGGGTTCAGGGCCAGGTTGGTGGCGAATTCCGAGGTGTAATACTGGATGTTCAGCGCCGCCGCGACGCTGAGCCGGTCATTCACCTTGTAGGCCAGCATCGGGCTGAGGTTATAGGCGGTCAGCGCGGTGGTGGTGGCGGTATAGCGCGAGGCGGCCGTATCGGTGTAATCGGATTCCGTCGCCCAGGGCGCGTTGAAGGAGAGGCCGAAATACAGCTGGTCGCTCAGCTGGCGGCCCAGATACCAGTAGCCCGAAACGGTATTGTCGAGAAATTGCGACGGCACCGCGGGCGAACCATCGGTGACCGGCGCGCCGCCAAGCGCCGTTGCCGAGAGGTTTTCGAATGTATCCCTTGGCATGATATAGGTCAGGCCGAAGGATCCATGCGTACCCGGAAAGCGCGTCAGCGAGGCCGGGTTAGAATAAATCGCGGAAATATCGTCGATAGATGTGCCATTTGCGGCATAGGCCGTTCCCAGCCCCTGCGCGCTTTGGTGAAGGTTTTGATAGCCATTGGCCGAAACCGTCAGCGGATACAACCCAAGGATGATAGCGGTCGAGCATAGGGAAAAACGACGGAAACACATGCTTGCAGCCCTTTCAGTATGGCATTGCCGTTTCATGTCAGCGATCATTGCCCGCGCCGCCCAAGCCCACCGGCTGACCGGGCGGATGGGTTCTACCCGCGAAAATCCACCGGCGCCCTCGCCCGGCACCCGCGTCAATCGGCAATGCGAATCGCTAACCATCTATGACAATTTGTTTTTTTAACTAGGCCAGAGGGTCGGCACCTTCGTCAAGCACGGCGCATCCGGGCGCTGGACTTCCGCGTTGA is a window of Paracoccus zhejiangensis DNA encoding:
- a CDS encoding OmpP1/FadL family transporter, which produces MVSDSHCRLTRVPGEGAGGFSRVEPIRPVSRWAWAARAMIADMKRQCHTERAASMCFRRFSLCSTAIILGLYPLTVSANGYQNLHQSAQGLGTAYAANGTSIDDISAIYSNPASLTRFPGTHGSFGLTYIMPRDTFENLSATALGGAPVTDGSPAVPSQFLDNTVSGYWYLGRQLSDQLYFGLSFNAPWATESDYTDTAASRYTATTTALTAYNLSPMLAYKVNDRLSVAAALNIQYYTSEFATNLALNPAAPSADTDASADFEGNDLAFGVTLGVEYQANDQWRYGLSYRSKIDHGFDGDVVLSGPDATMGALALAGISAEGSARYDIATPWMLQLGTHGQLTDKLEVYGSATLTGWSAFKDTVIETSNIGTLRVRNGWDDAWYIAVGMGYQVTPETKIFGGIAYDETPTPTEVRNPRAPNADRYYVALGVAHEFRPGRTIKLGWSHTFFDDAPIRLTDENNPGRGTLNGDIKIDADIIMAQYIHEF